From a region of the Candida albicans SC5314 chromosome 1, complete sequence genome:
- the FUN12 gene encoding translation initiation factor eIF5B (Functional homolog of S. cerevisiae Fun12 translation initiation factor eIF5B; genes encoding ribosomal subunits, translation factors, and tRNA synthetases are downregulated upon phagocytosis by murine macrophage), protein MAKKGKKAAQAGGDFWDDEDMAQDQPQAEEFGTPAEPESQEASAEDVSGDLLSSIRKNKQKKAEKQENEKANVNNGDAPKLLSKKEKEKLKKEAEKQKKKELAQKKKAQQATKKEQIKEANKQNAGSAVTASSASATPEPEENESSAASEQNEAPKAKPAKKGKKAPAGLAALKKQLELKKQLEEEQRRLEEEEEQRRLEEERLAAEEEAKKEAARAAKKERERLKKEQLKAEGKLLTKKQKEEKKLQERRRQQLLQAGNVSVAGLSKTEEGDAPKPKKVVYTKKKSTKPKTFIQKPVPSKAPVKKDDGEDEALVDDWEKMALDDDAPVADDWEAALADEGDEEVGEAEEEDEEVGEDEDTIVEDEQEKKAKEEAARKAKEESARKAKEEAARKAQEEEKSKQLAAQKKAASPSEKDLRSPICCILGHVDTGKTKLLDKIRQTNVQGGEAGGITQQIGATYFPVDAIKQKTAVMAKYEKQTFDVPGLLIIDTPGHESFTNLRSRGSSLCNIAILVIDIMHGLEQQTLESIRLLRDRKAPFVVALNKIDRLYDWKEIPNNSFRDSFAKQTKSVQAEFENRYEQIKLALAEQGLNSELYFQNKNMSKYVSIVPTSAVTGEGVPDLLWLLLELTQKRMSKQLMYLSKVAATILEVKVVEGFGYTIDVVLSNGILREGDRVVLCGLNGPIATNIRALLTPPPSRELRIKSEYVHHKEVKAALGVKIAANDLEKAVAGSRLLVVGEDDDEDELMDEVMDDLTGLLDSVDTSGKGVVVQASTLGSLEALLDFLKDMKIPVMSIGLGPVYKRDVMKASTMLERAPELAVMLCFDVKVDKEAEQYADEQNIKIFNADIIYHLFDSFTAYQAKLLEARRKEFMEYAVFPCVLKTIQIINKRNPMIIGVDVVEGAVRVGTPICAVRTDPTTKQPNIMVLGKVVSLEVNHKPLESVKKGQTAAGVAMRLDNPSSAQPTWGRHVDETDNLYSLISRKSIDTLKDPAFRDSVSRDDWLLIKKLKPVFDIK, encoded by the coding sequence atggcaaaaaaaggaaagaaagcAGCCCAGGCTGGAGGAGATTTTTGGGATGATGAGGATATGGCCCAAGATCAACCACAAGCTGAAGAATTTGGCACACCTGCCGAACCAGAATCTCAAGAAGCATCCGCAGAGGACGTCAGTGGGGATTTGCTAAGTTCTATTCGTAAAAATAAACAGAAGAAAGCTGAAAAGCAAGAAAACGAAAAAGCAAATGTCAACAATGGAGATGCTCCAAAATTGTTATCGAAGaaggaaaaggaaaagtTGAAGAAGGAAGctgaaaaacaaaagaagaaagagtTAGctcaaaagaagaaggcCCAGCAAGCAACAAAGAAGGAACAAATCAAAGAGgctaataaacaaaatgcTGGTAGTGCCGTAACTGCATCTTCTGCGTCAGCCACTCCTGAACCAGAGGAAAATGAATCTCTGGCTGCATCTGAACAAAATGAAGCACCTAAGGCAAAACCTGCAAAGAAAGGTAAAAAGGCGCCTGCTGGGCTTGCTGCTTTGAAGaaacaattggaattgaagaaacaattagaagaagaacagCGTAGGTTggaagaagaggaggaaCAACGTAGATTGGAAGAGGAGAGACTTGCagctgaagaagaagccAAAAAAGAAGCTGCCCGTGCCGCTAAGAAGGAACGTGAAagattgaagaaagaacaattgaaagCCGAAGGTAAATTATTGACCAAGAAGCAAAAAgaggaaaagaaattgcaAGAGCGTCGTCGTCAACAATTATTGCAGGCCGGGAACGTTTCAGTTGCTGGGTTGAGCAAAACTGAAGAAGGTGATGCGCCAAAGCCAAAGAAAGTTGTCTACACTAAGAAAAAATCCACAAAACCAAAGACTTTTATCCAAAAACCTGTTCCATCTAAGGCTCCTGTCAAGAAAGACGATGGCGAAGATGAAGCTTTGGTAGACGATTGGGAAAAGATGGCATTGGATGACGATGCTCCAGTTGCTGATGATTGGGAAGCTGCACTTGCTGATGAAGGCGATGAAGAAGTAGGGGAAGcggaagaagaagacgaagaagTTGGGGAAGACGAAGATACTattgttgaagatgaacaagaaaagaaagcCAAGGAAGAGGCTGCTAGAAAGGCCAAAGAAGAATCAGCAAGAAAAGCCAAGGAAGAAGCAGCAAGAAAAgcacaagaagaagaaaaatctaAACAATTGGCTGCACAAAAGAAGGCCGCTTCTCCATCTGAAAAAGATTTGCGTTCTCCAATTTGTTGTATTTTGGGACATGTCGATACCGGTAAAACCAAATTGTTGGACAAAATCCGTCAAACTAACGTTCAAGGAGGTGAAGCTGGTGGTATTACACAACAAATTGGTGCAACATACTTCCCAGTTGATGCTATTAAACAAAAGACCGCTGTCATGGCCAAATACGAAAAGCAAACATTTGATGTTCCTggtttgttgattattgatACCCCTGGGCACGAGTCCTTTACCAACTTAAGATCTCGTGGTTCTTCATTATGTAACATTGCTATTTTGgttattgatattatgCATGGTTTGGAACAACAAACTTTAGAGTCTATACGATTGTTGAGAGATAGAAAGGCTCCATTCGTTGTTGCTTTAAACAAGATTGATCGTTTATACGATTGGAAAGAAATACCAAATAACTCTTTTAGAGATTCATTTGCTAAGCAAACCAAATCAGTGCAAgctgaatttgaaaacagatatgaacaaatcaaattagcTCTTGCAGAACAAGGTTTGAACTCGGAATTGTAtttccaaaacaaaaacatgTCCAAATACGTTTCTATTGTTCCTACCTCTGCTGTTACTGGTGAAGGTGTTCCTGATTTATTATGGTTATTGCTTGAATTGACACAAAAGAGAATGTCTAAGCAATTGATGTATTTGTCTAAAGTTGCAGCCACTATTTTGGAAGTCAAGGTAGTCGAAGGTTTTGGGTACACCATTGATGTTGTTTTGTCCAATGGTATTTTAAGAGAGGGTGACCGTGTGGTATTGTGTGGATTAAATGGTCCGATAGCGACTAACATCAGAGCATTATTGACACCTCCTCCATCACGTGAATTGCGTATCAAATCTGAATATGTCCATCACAAAGAAGTCAAGGCCGCTTTGGGGGTTAAAATTGCCGCAAATGATTTGGAAAAGGCTGTTGCTGGTTCTCGTTTACTTGTGGTGGGagaagatgatgacgaGGATGAATTAATGGACGAAGTTATGGATGATTTGACTGGATTGTTAGACTCTGTCGATACATCAGGTAAAGGTGTGGTTGTTCAAGCATCTACATTAGGTTCTTTGGAAGCTTTGTTAGATTTCTTGAAAGACATGAAAATCCCAGTTATGTCTATTGGGTTGGGTCCAGTCTATAAGAGAGATGTAATGAAAGCTTCAACAATGTTGGAAAGAGCACCTGAGTTGGCAGTTATGTTATGTTTTGATGTCAAGGTTGATAAAGAAGCAGAACAATACGCCGATGAGCAAAACATAAAGATCTTCAATGCTGACATTATTTACCATTTGTTTGATTCGTTCACTGCTTATCAAGCTAAATTATTGGAAGCTCGTCGTAAAGAGTTTATGGAATACGCTGTTTTCCCATGTGTTTTAAAGACtattcaaatcatcaacaagaGAAACCCAATGATCATTGGGGTCGATGTTGTGGAAGGTGCTGTGCGTGTTGGTACTCCTATCTGTGCTGTTCGTACCGATCCAACCACCAAACAACCTAACATTATGGTGTTGGGTAAGGTTGTTTCCTTGGAAGTTAACCACAAGCCTTTGGAATCTGTTAAGAAAGGTCAAACTGCTGCTGGTGTTGCTATGAGATTGGACAATCCATCTTCTGCTCAACCAACTTGGGGCCGTCACGTTGACGAAACCGATAACTTGTACTCATTGATCAGTCGTAAGTCTATTGATACATTGAAAGACCCAGCTTTCCGTGACAGTGTTTCCAGAGACGACTGGTtgttaattaaaaaattgaaaccagTGTTTGATATCAAATAG
- the DRG1 gene encoding GTP-binding protein (Member of the DRG family of GTP-binding proteins; involved in regulation of invasive filamentous growth), giving the protein MTTVEKIKAIEDEMAKTQKNKATSFHLGQLKAKLAKLRRELLSEGSGSGGGGAGVGFDVARTGVATVGFVGFPSVGKSTLLSKLTGTHSEAAAYEFTTLTTVPGTIKYKGAKIQMLDLPGIIEGAKDGKGRGRQVIAVARSVNLIFLVLDVNKPLQHKKIIEHELEGMGIRINKEPPNIVITKKDKGGINITNTVPLTHLDNDEIRAVMSEYKINSANIAFRCDATVDDLIDAIEAKARKYIPAIYVLNKIDSFSIEELNLLAKIPDAIPISSANGWNLDDLLQMMWDKLKLVRVYTKPKGKLPDFNEPVVLRSDRCTVEDFCNSIHKSLVEDFRNALVYGTSVKHQPQIVGLNHQLEDEDVITILKK; this is encoded by the coding sequence ATGACTACCGTGGAGAAAATTAAGGCcattgaagatgaaatgGCCAAGACCCAAAAGAATAAGGCCACCTCTTTTCATTTGGGACAATTAAAAGCAAAGTTGGCAAAGTTAAGAAGAGAACTATTAAGTGAAGGATCTGGAAGTGGTGGAGGTGGTGCCGGTGTTGGATTTGATGTGGCAAGAACCGGTGTGGCAACAGTTGGATTTGTTGGTTTCCCCTCGGTGGGTAAGTCGACTTTATTATCAAAGTTAACAGGAACCCATTCAGAAGCTGCTGCCTATGAGTTCACTACATTGACAACAGTCCCAGGTACTATTAAATACAAGGGTGCTAAGATTCAAATGTTGGATTTACCAGGTATCATTGAAGGTGCAAAGGACGGTAAAGGTCGTGGTAGACAAGTTATTGCAGTTGCCAGATCCGTtaatctaatttttttggtgttggaCGTCAACAAGCCTTTGCaacataaaaaaattattgaacaTGAGTTAGAAGGTATGGGAATAAGGATAAACAAAGAACCACCTAACATTGTGATCACAAAGAAAGATAAAGGTGGTATCAACATCACCAATACTGTCCCGTTAACACATTTGGACAATGACGAAATCAGAGCCGTAATGTCTGAATATAAAATCAACAGTGCTAACATTGCTTTTAGATGTGATGCTACAGTGGACGACTTAATTGATGCCATCGAGGCGAAAGCCAGAAAATACATTCCTGCAATCTATGTGTTGAATAAAATCGATTCGTTCTCTATTGAAGAGTTGAATCTTTTAGCAAAAATCCCTGATGCCATTCCAATATCCTCAGCTAACGGCTGGAACTTGGATGACTTGTTACAAATGATGTGGGACAAGTTGAAGTTGGTAAGAGTATACACAAAGCCAAAGGGGAAATTACCTGATTTCAATGAGCCAGTTGTTTTGAGAAGTGACAGATGTACGGTGGAGGATTTCTGTAACTCTATTCACAAGTCTTTGGTGGAAGATTTCAGAAATGCTCTAGTGTATGGTACCTCGGTTAAGCATCAACCACAAATTGTTGGTTTGAACCATCAATtggaagatgaagatgtgATTAcgattttgaagaaataa
- a CDS encoding uncharacterized protein (Ortholog(s) have role in NADH oxidation, programmed cell death and mitochondrial respiratory chain complex I, membrane segment localization) translates to MQDLPPIGGYEPIQWKRNIPSRGFSGTVYFWGILGLMSFGFYKYYKAADEQREFTRERNWARFHLEPLLIAEEDRNVARRYFAELKRRELVKESMSPENREKFEEDIYNDKSKFRFPRYTAGLNPKDV, encoded by the coding sequence ATGCAAGATTTACCACCAATCGGAGGATACGAGCCTATCCAatggaaaagaaatattccTTCTAGAGGATTCAGTGGTACTGTTTACTTTTGGGGAATACTTGGGTTAATGTCCTTTGGATTCTACAAATACTACAAGGCTGCAGATGAGCAACGTGAATTCACTAGAGAGAGAAATTGGGCCAGATTTCATTTGGAACCTTTGTTAATTGCTGAAGAAGATAGAAATGTGGCTAGAAGATATTTTGCAGAATTGAAACGTAGAGAACTAGTTAAAGAAAGCATGAGTCCCGAAAACAGAGAGAAGTTCGAAGAAGACAtatataatgataaatctaAATTCCGTTTCCCAAGATATACCGCTGGTCTTAATCCTAAAGATGTTTAA
- the CDR4 gene encoding Cdr4p (Putative ABC transporter superfamily; fluconazole, Sfu1, Hog1, core stress response induced; caspofungin repressed; fluconazole resistance not affected by mutation or correlated with expression; rat catheter and flow model biofilm induced) has protein sequence MADADTSSNSSKTNEDRSQEGFGTYQGYTDRVASEVQELARIISHASIQQLKLKRQHSRQESQKSNEQESELSGKLGVIPVDENGNFVDQRLNPNSPEFNAAYWIQNAHKLVSSDIDYFKPVTIGVAYKNLRAYGSASDADYQSTLVNLIPKYLSLFFREYILRHTGPTFDILKPMDGLIKPGELTVVLGRPGAGCSTFLKTIASQTYGYHIDKDSVIRYNSLTPHEIKKHYRGEVVYCAETENHFPQLTVGDTLEFAAKMRTPQNRPLGVSRDAYARHLAAVVMAVYGLSHTRNTKVGNDFIRGVSGGERKRVSIAEITLNNAMVQCWDNSTRGLDSATALEFIRALKASADIVHTTPLVAIYQCSQDAYDLFDKVVLMYQGYQIYFGSAKKAKQYFIDMGYECPQRQTTADFLTSLTNPAERIVRQGFEGKVPQTPQEFYEYWKKSPEGQQIVADVDQYLTEHSSAAEKEAIKEAHQARQSDHLKPASPYTVSFFMQVRYIAHRNILRIKGNPSIHLFQIFGNIGMSFILSSIFYNLPTATSSFYHRTAALFFAVLFNAFSCLLEIFSLYEARSIVEKHKKYALYHPAADAFASIVTELPTKFIIAIGFNLVYYFMVNFRRTPGNFFFYLLINFSATLAMSHIFRTIGAATKTLQEAMTPAAILLLALTIFTGFVIPTPNMHGWCRWINYLDPLAYAFESLIANEFHNRDFECSQYVPSGGSYPTAGPNRICTPVGSVPGQDFVDGTRYMEMSFDYRNSHKWRNFGIVIGFIVFFFCTYILLCEINKGAMQKGEILLFQQRALKKRKKANNDIESGEIEKVTPEFDNEYENNQDKMLQSGGDTFFWRDLTYQVKIKSEDRVILDHVSGWVKPGQVTALMGASGAGKTTLLNALSDRLTTGVVTEGIRLVNGRPLDSSFQRSIGYVQQQDLHLETSTVREALEFAAYLRQPKSVSRKEKNEYVDYIIRLLEMEQYADAVVGVSGEGLNVEQRKRLSIGVELVAKPKLLVFLDEPTSGLDSQTAWSICKLIRKLADNGQAILCTIHQPSAILLAEFDRLLFLQRGGRTVYFGDLGENFTTLINYFEKYGAPKCPPEANPAEWMLEVIGAAPGSKANQDYYDVWLKSSEFQEMNSELDLMSEELVKKPLDDDPDRLKPYAAPYWEQYLFVTKRVFEQNWRTPSYLYSKFLLVVTSSLFNGFSFYKADRSLQGLQNQMFSVFMFLVILHTLIQQYLPTFVSQRDLYEVRERPSKTFSWITFIAAQVTAEIPWNIICGTLGYFCWYYPVGLYQNATYTNTVHQRGAFMWFAIVLFFIYTSTMAQLCISFLEIDDNAANLSVLLFTMCLAFCGVLVTKEQLPGFWVFMYRCSPFTYLVSVMLSVGLVDAPVTCAAKEYLRFSPPQGYTCIQYMEPYMKVAGGYLLNENSTTECEFCTMKVTNVFLKMIGSDYSKRGRDIGIYIAFIGINIIGTFILYWFARVPKNFDIKLRRKR, from the coding sequence ATGGCAGATGCCGATACGAGTTCAAATTCGTCAAAGACGAATGAAGATAGAAGTCAAGAGGGTTTCGGAACTTACCAAGGTTACACTGATAGAGTTGCTCTGGAAGTTCAAGAATTGGCCAGAATAATTTCACACGCAAGCATTCAGCAGTTGAAACTTAAAAGACAACACAGCAGACAAGAATCACAAAAGTCCAATGAACAGGAAAGTGAATTATCGGGTAAACTAGGGGTTATTCCTGTGGATGAAAATGGTAATTTCGTTGATCAACGTTTGAACCCGAACTCACCTGAATTCAACGCAGCTTATTGGATCCAAAATGCTCATAAGCTAGTATCTTCCGACATTGACTACTTTAAACCTGTTACTATTGGTGTTGCTTATAAGAACTTGCGTGCTTATGGTTCGGCTTCTGATGCCGATTACCAGAGTACTTTGGTCAATCTCATTCCCAAATATCTTTCGTTGTTTTTTAGAGAGTACATTTTGAGACATACTGGACCCacttttgatattttaaaaCCAATGGATGGATTGATTAAACCGGGCGAGTTGACCGTTGTCTTGGGTAGGCCAGGTGCTGGTTGCTCgacatttttgaaaacaattgCTTCACAGACTTATGGTTACCACATTGACAAAGATTCTGTTATCAGATACAACTCGTTGACACCTcatgaaatcaaaaagcACTATCGAGGTGAAGTTGTATATTGTGCCGAAACTGAAAACCATTTCCCACAATTAACAGTCGGTGACACGTTGGAATTTGCTGCAAAAATGAGAACACCTCAAAATAGACCATTGGGTGTAAGCAGAGATGCATATGCTCGCCACTTGGCTGCAGTGGTAATGGCAGTATATGGGTTATCTCATACAAGAAACACAAAGGTCGGTAATGATTTCATTAGAGGGGTTTCTGGTGGTGAGCGTAAGAGAGTGTCGATTGCTGAAATAACTCTTAACAACGCTATGGTCCAATGTTGGGATAATTCTACAAGAGGTTTAGACTCGGCTACTGCGCTTGAATTTATTAGAGCGTTAAAGGCTAGTGCCGATATTGTACATACCACGCCATTGGTTGCTATCTATCAATGCTCACAAGACGCTTACGATTTGTTTGACAAAGTTGTTTTGATGTATCAAGGTTATCAGATTTATTTTGGAAGTGCCAAAAAGGCAAAGCAATATTTTATTGACATGGGATATGAGTGTCCTCAGAGGCAAACAACCGCTGATTTCTTGACTTCATTAACAAACCCTGCAGAGAGAATAGTTAGACAAGGTTTTGAAGGGAAAGTTCCCCAAACACCACAAGAATTTTACGAGTACTGGAAAAAGTCACCAGAGGGACAACAAATAGTGGCAGATGTGGACCAGTATTTAACTGAACATAGTAGTGCTGCCGAAAAAGAGGCAATAAAAGAAGCGCATCAAGCACGTCAATCAGATCACTTGAAGCCTGCATCCCCTTACACAGTTAGTTTTTTCATGCAAGTTCGATACATTGCCCATAGAAATATACTTAGAATAAAGGGGAACCCAAGTATCCATCTTTTCCAGATTTTTGGCAACATTGGGATGTCTTTTATATTGTCTTCCATATTTTACAATTTACCCACTGCAACATCCTCATTTTATCATAGAACTGCGGCTTTATTTTTCGCTGTTTTATTCAACGCGTTTTCGTGTTTGTTAGAAATATTTTCCCTTTATGAAGCCAGATCAATCGTCGAGAAGCACAAGAAGTATGCACTTTACCATCCTGCAGCAGATGCGTTTGCATCCATAGTCACTGAATTGCCAACAAAGTTTATTATTGCCATTGGATTCAATTTGGTGTATTATTTTATGGTCAATTTCCGAAGAACTCCTGgcaactttttcttctatttgCTTATAAACTTTTCTGCCACCTTGGCTATGTCCCATATTTTTAGAACCATTGGTGCTGCGACAAAGACCTTGCAAGAAGCAATGACCCCAGCAgctatattattattggcaTTGACGATATTTACTGGGTTTGTGATTCCTACACCAAATATGCATGGCTGGTGTCGTTGGATTAACTATTTGGACCCGTTGGCCTACGCTTTTGAATCATTGATAGCAAATGAATTCCACAATCGTGATTTTGAATGCTCACAATATGTTCCTTCTGGTGGCAGCTACCCTACTGCCGGACCCAATCGAATCTGTACTCCTGTGGGAAGTGTGCCCGGCCAAGACTTTGTTGATGGAACAAGATACATGGAGATGTCCTTTGATTATAGAAATCTGCACAAGTGGagaaattttggaattgtCATTGGCTTTATAgtgttcttcttctgcaCCTATATCTTGTTGTGTGAAATTAACAAGGGTGCAATGCAAAAGGGTgaaattttgttatttcAACAACGTGcattgaaaaagagaaagaaagcAAACAACGATATTGAAAGTGGGGAAATAGAGAAAGTTACTCCAGAGTTTGACAACGAGTATGAGAATAACCAGGACAAAATGTTACAATCTGGCGGAGACACCTTCTTTTGGAGAGATTTGACGTACCAAgtgaaaatcaaatcagaAGATAGAGTTATTCTTGATCACGTAAGCGGCTGGGTCAAACCAGGACAGGTTACAGCGTTAATGGGGGCTTCCGGTGCGGGAAAAACGACGTTATTGAACGCTTTATCCGATAGGTTAACTACTGGTGTGGTTACTGAAGGTATTAGGTTAGTTAATGGGAGACCATTAGACTCGTCGTTTCAGAGATCTATTGGGTAtgttcaacaacaagatttGCATTTGGAGACTTCAACTGTTAGAGAAGCGTTGGAATTTGCTGCGTACTTGCGGCAACCAAAATCAGTATCTCGAAAGGAAAAGAACGAGTATGTGGATTATATAATTCGGTTATTGGAGATGGAACAGTATGCGGATGCAGTAGTTGGTGTTAGTGGTGAAGGTTTGAATGTCGagcaaagaaaaagattgTCAATTGGTGTCGAGTTGGTAGCAAAGCCCAAACTTTTGGTGTTTTTAGATGAGCCAACATCTGGGTTAGATTCACAAACAGCATGGTCAATCTGTAAGTTAATCAGAAAGCTAGCTGATAATGGGCAAGCAATTTTGTGCACAATACACCAGCCATCAGCCATTCTTCTTGCCGAGTTTGATAgacttttatttttacaGAGAGGTGGTCGAACAGTTTACTTTGGTGATTTGGGGGAAAATTTTACAACGCTTATAAATTACTTTGAAAAGTACGGTGCTCCAAAATGTCCACCAGAAGCTAATCCAGCTGAATGGATGTTAGAAGTTATTGGTGCTGCACCTGGTTCCAAGGCCAACCAGGATTATTACGATGTATGGTTGAAATCTAGTGAATTCCAAGAAATGAACCTGGAACTAGACTTGATGCTGGAAGAGCTTGTTAAAAAGCCGCTTGACGATGATCCAGACAGGCTCAAACCTTATGCTGCACCTTATTGGGAGCAGTATTTGTTTGTTACAAAGCGTGTTTTCGAACAAAATTGGAGAACCCCAAGCTATTTATATTCCAAgtttttgttggttgtCACTTCTAGTTTGTTTAACGGATTTTCATTTTACAAAGCTGATAGGTCATTACAGGGATTGCAAAATCAGATGTTTTCTGTGTTTATGTTCCTTGTGATTCTTCACACTTTGATTCAACAGTACTTGCCAACTTTTGTATCTCAAAGAGATTTGTATGAAGTCAGAGAACGACCATCGAAAACTTTTAGCTGGATTACATTTATTGCTGCCCAAGTCACTGCTGAAATTCCATGGAATATAATCTGTGGCACATTGGGCTATTTCTGTTGGTATTACCCCGTGGGCTTGTACCAGAATGCAACATATACAAATACAGTTCACCAAAGGGGTGCATTTATGTGGTTTGCtattgtattgtttttCATATATACCTCGACAATGGCTCAGTTGtgtatttcatttttggagattgatgataatgctGCTAATTTGTCTGTTTTACTTTTCACAATGTGTTTGGCCTTTTGTGGTGTGTTAGTGACAAAGGAGCAGTTACCAGGCTTCTGGGTATTCATGTACAGATGCAGCCCATTCACATATTTAGTGTCGGTGATGTTGTCAGTGGGATTAGTAGATGCACCTGTGACATGTGCAGCAAAAGAGTATTTAAGATTCAGTCCTCCACAGGGTTATACATGTATTCAATATATGGAGCCATATATGAAGGTTGCAGGTGGCTACTTACTTAACGAGAACAGTACAACAGAGTGTGAATTTTGCACAATGAAAGTGACAAATGTGtttttgaagatgattGGTTCAGACTATTCGAAAAGAGGAAGAGATATTGGTATCTACATTGCTTTTATTGGCATAAATATTATTGGTActtttattctttattgGTTTGCCAGAGTgccaaaaaattttgatatcaAACTTAGACGTAAACGTTGA